In the genome of Hyphomicrobium sp. ghe19, the window CCGAGGGCTTCGTCTGCTGCCTTGACCGCCTCAACGACTTGCGCTTCGTTCGTTATGTCGAGTGCGAATGACGGGCCAGCGCCGGCGGAGATAGGATTTAGATCAAATCGTGCAACGCGAGCCCCTTGGACTTCGAAGAGATTGGCAATGGCGAGACCTATGCCGCTCGCTGCGCCGGAGACGATAACTTTTTTGTTTGCGAGCATGCTCATCCGAGAAATTCCCCGCGGTCGACGCCAATTGCCTGTCCGGTGATGTTGTTTGAAAGGTCGCTTGCGAGGAAAAGATAGAGGCCGGCGACATCGGCCGGTTCCATCAAGCCGGGCAGCGCCTGGGCGGCGACGACATCGGCGAAAATATCAGCCTCGCTCCGCTCACTGCGTTCAGCCATGGTTTTGGCGGAGCGTACGGAGGCGACGGTTCGCACCCACCCAGGACACACCGCATTGACGGCCATGCCGCGCGGTCCCAGCTCACGCGCAAACGTGCGGGTCAGGCCAACGACGGCGTGCTTCGACGCAATGTAGGCGGCGAATTCTCCGACGGCGCTCTTCGCCCAGACCGACGCCGTATTAATGATGCGTGCGCCGGGCTTCAGGAGTGGCAACGCGGCGCGCGTAACGTTCCAGGTGCCGCGCACGTTGATATCGATAATCCGAGCAAAGGTCGCGTCGACTTCGTCACTTGGATCCGTCAGCGGCGTGATGAGCTCGAGCCCGGCGTTGTTCACCAGTACGTCGAGCGTCGAGATCGATGCAAATGCGGTTTGCAAGGCCGTCTTGTCGGTGATGTCGGTGAAGAAAGCCCGGACAGGGCGTCCGCACGCATCCGACAGGCGGGCGGCCGCATCATGGACGAGATCGTCGTTTGCAAGGATCGCGACGTCGGCGCCTGCAACCGCGAACGCTTCCGCGACAGCAAAGCCGATGCCTCGGCTGGCGCCCGTGACGAGCACGGACTTATTTTGAAAGTTGATCACGCTCTTTCCTCAGGGTCCTATACTTTCTCTTCTTCCCCGGTCGCCGCGCGCACCATTCTCAAGATGCGCGTTCGAAGTTTGAAAAATTGCTCGCTGTCGCGCAGCGCGATCGTGCGATCCGGGCCCAACTCTGCCGATATATCGACGTCTTCGAGCATTCGTGCGGGCCGCTTCGAGAAGACGACGATCCGGTCTGCGAGAAACACGGCCTCGTCGACGTCGTGGGTCACGAAAATAATGGTCTTGGCGTCCTGGCGATGGATGCGGCGCAATTCGAGCTGCAATCCTTCCCGCCGCTGGGCGTCGAGCGCGCCGAAGGGTTCGTCCATCAGGAGAACTTCGGAGCCAGCCGCGAGCGTGCGAGCAATGGCAATGCGCTGCCGCATGCCGCCCGAGACTTTGTTCGGATAGAAGTCGGCGAAGTCCGTCAAGCCGACGAGCTCGAGATAGTGATCGAGCCGCTTCTTCTTTCTCTCCGGCGTCATGTCGTGCCGGTATTTCATGCCGTAGGCGACGTTTTCGGAAACGGTCAGCCACGGAAAAGAAGAGTAGGATTGGAAGACCATGCCACGCTCGCGATCGGGAGCGCCGATCGGCTGACCGTCGAGGCGTATTTCGCCGACGCTCGGTGTTTCGAGGCCGCCGACCATTCGCATCAACGTGGTCTTGCCGGAGCCGGATGGCCCCAGAAAGACGACGAATTCGTTACGCTTGATGGTGAGGTTGAAGGACGGAGCTACGACTTCGAGATCGCCGAAATATTTGCCGACGCCATCGAAAACGAGATAGGGAGCGGGAGCCACGGCGTGCCTCTCAAAGATAGCGGAATAAGCGCTTGTGAACGAGGCGCAGAATCTGGTCGGTGATGAGGCCGATCAGTCCGATCGTCACCACGCCCGCCATCACTTCCGACGTGTTCATGTAGCGGCGTGCCGCCCAGATGACGAAGCCGAGGCCGGTATCGGCAGCAACGATTTCGGCGATGATGAGGTAGGTCCAGCACCAGCCGAGCGTGATGCGCAGATTGTCGAACAGGCTCGGCAGCATCGCCCGGAAGGCGACGTCCGATAGCATCTGCCGCGGTCGCGCGCCGACGGTATAGGAAATCTCGACGTATTCCTGAGGGACGCGGCGCATATCGTCGGCGACGAGCAACACGAGCTGGAAGAACGTGCCGAGCCAGAGCAGAAAGATTTTCGTCGTCTCGCCGACGCCAAACCAAATGATGCTGAGAGGCACGAGCGCGGGCACCGGCAAGTAGCGAATGAAGTCCACGATCGGCTCAAGTGCTGCGCCCACTCCGCGGAAGCTCGACATCGCGATGCCGATGGGCACTGCCATGACGACGGCCAGCGCAAATGCAACCCATATGCGCAGCGTGGAGATGCCTGCGTGCATCAGCAGGTTCTTGTGAAGGATCATGTTCCACAGCGTCTCGAGCGTGACGCTCGGCGGCGGGAGGAAGGTTGCGTTGATCAATCCGAGGCGGGTCGAGAGTTCCCATACGCCCAAGACGAACAGGGTCGCGCCGATGGCGGTAAGGATCTGCGCGCGTTTCGAAAGCGTTCCGCGAAACGCGAAGAACTGATTGGGCGGAGCTTTTCTTCGTGGAGGACGCGGCGTGGATGCCGCGTTCTCGACCGGCGCATGGGGCGCCGCAGACACTGTCGCTTTGATGATGGTCACGCGGTGATCCCGGAGTCGGCTCTATTGACTGTTGATTGTGCCGGGCTGCTCCACTGCACGGAGCTGCCCGCCCGGCACCGATTTTAGTCTACTTCAGATCGGCTTCGGTGATACTGGCGACAATCGAATTATCAATCTGCTCGGCGGCTTTGAGGTTGTTCTCGGCGGCGCCGTTTTCGAGATTGAGCTGCATCACTTCGTCGAAGGTTCCGAACAGCGTGCCGGGCGCGCCGGGCTTGCCGAAATAGCCGGAGGTTT includes:
- a CDS encoding SDR family NAD(P)-dependent oxidoreductase; protein product: MINFQNKSVLVTGASRGIGFAVAEAFAVAGADVAILANDDLVHDAAARLSDACGRPVRAFFTDITDKTALQTAFASISTLDVLVNNAGLELITPLTDPSDEVDATFARIIDINVRGTWNVTRAALPLLKPGARIINTASVWAKSAVGEFAAYIASKHAVVGLTRTFARELGPRGMAVNAVCPGWVRTVASVRSAKTMAERSERSEADIFADVVAAQALPGLMEPADVAGLYLFLASDLSNNITGQAIGVDRGEFLG
- a CDS encoding ABC transporter ATP-binding protein codes for the protein MAPAPYLVFDGVGKYFGDLEVVAPSFNLTIKRNEFVVFLGPSGSGKTTLMRMVGGLETPSVGEIRLDGQPIGAPDRERGMVFQSYSSFPWLTVSENVAYGMKYRHDMTPERKKKRLDHYLELVGLTDFADFYPNKVSGGMRQRIAIARTLAAGSEVLLMDEPFGALDAQRREGLQLELRRIHRQDAKTIIFVTHDVDEAVFLADRIVVFSKRPARMLEDVDISAELGPDRTIALRDSEQFFKLRTRILRMVRAATGEEEKV
- a CDS encoding ABC transporter permease, translating into MTIIKATVSAAPHAPVENAASTPRPPRRKAPPNQFFAFRGTLSKRAQILTAIGATLFVLGVWELSTRLGLINATFLPPPSVTLETLWNMILHKNLLMHAGISTLRIWVAFALAVVMAVPIGIAMSSFRGVGAALEPIVDFIRYLPVPALVPLSIIWFGVGETTKIFLLWLGTFFQLVLLVADDMRRVPQEYVEISYTVGARPRQMLSDVAFRAMLPSLFDNLRITLGWCWTYLIIAEIVAADTGLGFVIWAARRYMNTSEVMAGVVTIGLIGLITDQILRLVHKRLFRYL